From the Spiroplasma chrysopicola DF-1 genome, one window contains:
- a CDS encoding PTS sugar transporter subunit IIB: MKNVCLVCSAGISTKMIVTNINEFLTTHQNDIKFLAVNINELTSEHYDVVLLAPQIGYLKDKITTIFKDQKNVKIEILPSDLYVSNNAEGIINFITNL, from the coding sequence ATGAAAAATGTCTGTTTAGTATGCTCAGCAGGAATTAGTACTAAGATGATTGTTACAAATATTAATGAATTTTTAACAACTCATCAAAATGATATTAAGTTTTTGGCTGTTAATATTAACGAATTAACTTCGGAACATTATGATGTTGTTTTATTAGCACCACAAATTGGTTATTTAAAAGACAAAATTACCACAATTTTTAAAGATCAAAAAAATGTAAAAATTGAAATTTTACCATCAGATTTATATGTAAGTAACAATGCTGAGGGAATCATTAATTTTATTACCAACTTATAG
- a CDS encoding Fur family transcriptional regulator, with the protein MALKYEKIVDLLKEKNYRLTDIRLAIIKILTTNEHLTLAEIVEQLEKEFKNVNLMSVYNTIDLLLREHIVFTNTFDGKQIWYDLAQNPSVHMICDACKNVVHIRDSEILQKIDLINLSEGMKKMAWEPIHFKIEGHGLCSNCLNSGEGHNHFDDDLD; encoded by the coding sequence ATGGCTTTGAAGTATGAAAAAATTGTTGATTTACTGAAAGAAAAAAATTATCGCTTAACGGATATTAGACTTGCTATTATTAAAATTTTGACAACAAATGAACATTTAACTTTAGCTGAAATTGTTGAACAATTAGAAAAAGAATTTAAAAATGTTAATTTAATGTCAGTTTATAACACAATTGATTTATTATTACGTGAGCATATTGTTTTTACTAATACATTTGATGGGAAACAAATTTGATATGATTTGGCCCAGAATCCTTCAGTTCATATGATTTGTGATGCTTGTAAAAATGTTGTTCATATTAGAGATTCAGAAATATTGCAAAAAATTGATTTAATAAACTTAAGTGAAGGAATGAAAAAAATGGCATGAGAGCCAATTCACTTTAAAATTGAAGGCCATGGTTTATGCAGTAATTGTTTAAATAGTGGCGAAGGTCATAATCATTTTGATGATGATCTTGATTAA
- a CDS encoding DegV family protein — MKKVALLIDSSSGIKKEMLKQYEDTYLLPLLLNFPDGTEIEDDDDVISYDEFYDILEHQVIKTSQIPLGKMMTTWNELLKTYEKIVFVGLSKGLSGQHDSTYMLSQQDEYKDRVFVIDTDGVSLIIRKMIDDIYQWIKSGINVTEIQAKIDELKQHFTAFIIPKSLETLKRGGRITPAAAALAKVLKITPILRYDGKIDKFDKTRTFKKAVETALTQIKKERKSRKIDLVYSKMNDELLEEVKNITKEKGFEINQLANLPNVIAAHTGANTIALICWDK; from the coding sequence ATGAAAAAAGTGGCCCTGTTAATCGATTCCTCATCTGGAATTAAGAAGGAAATGTTGAAACAATATGAGGATACATATTTATTACCTCTCTTGTTAAACTTCCCAGATGGAACAGAAATCGAAGATGATGATGACGTTATTTCATACGATGAATTCTATGATATTTTAGAACATCAAGTTATCAAAACTAGCCAAATTCCATTAGGAAAAATGATGACAACATGAAATGAATTATTAAAAACCTACGAAAAAATTGTTTTTGTTGGTTTATCAAAAGGCTTATCAGGACAACATGACAGTACATACATGCTTTCTCAGCAAGATGAATATAAAGATCGCGTTTTTGTGATTGATACTGATGGTGTTAGTTTAATCATTCGAAAAATGATTGATGATATCTACCAATGAATTAAAAGTGGAATTAATGTTACGGAAATTCAAGCAAAAATTGATGAATTAAAACAACATTTTACTGCTTTTATTATTCCAAAAAGTTTAGAAACTTTAAAACGAGGAGGAAGAATTACTCCTGCCGCTGCGGCATTAGCAAAGGTTTTAAAAATTACTCCAATTTTACGCTATGATGGTAAAATTGATAAATTTGATAAAACCCGAACATTTAAAAAAGCAGTCGAAACAGCTCTAACCCAAATTAAGAAAGAACGTAAATCACGAAAAATTGATTTAGTATATTCAAAAATGAATGACGAGCTATTAGAAGAAGTAAAAAACATTACTAAAGAAAAAGGATTTGAAATTAACCAGTTAGCAAATTTACCAAACGTTATTGCAGCCCATACAGGAGCAAATACAATTGCACTAATTTGTTGAGATAAATAA
- a CDS encoding TMEM164 family acyltransferase, which yields MKIQFNPSGKGPWGFFDPAGSYQPSLGWQEQSAFKGQSYLFQLVGIAIFVLIVGSLFVFKKYYAKTANWKWFRISIGIYQIATYFICYAIWATYLAVVLKENWFWGPSGMSRVRPLSEIMPLHLCSIHQLLSGFLLIFPSKRFFEICAPSALILPVLAIVNPVNAYWSLDNVFYYNYFILHTIIIFSYIYVYKYSLVGRSYTGLLLKWQFLWLFLFSIVAVIWDGIFSANMLYVGPNGGSPWNVGGFNIGKWNTNYAGVKYVWPLAWFWMVMLGILLILPAHVLIFFIKQNGQYDKKTKKIVYNPKSQQNDFYGQMGKDYIFFTFKSFFWSKTKLRAEIIKAKLANYFDNDIKQLLKLK from the coding sequence ATGAAAATACAATTTAATCCATCTGGGAAAGGCCCATGAGGTTTTTTTGACCCGGCAGGGAGTTATCAACCTAGTTTAGGATGACAAGAACAATCAGCTTTTAAAGGGCAAAGTTATCTTTTTCAACTTGTTGGAATTGCAATATTTGTTCTAATTGTTGGATCCCTATTTGTTTTCAAAAAATATTATGCTAAAACAGCAAACTGAAAGTGATTTCGAATTTCAATTGGGATATATCAAATTGCTACTTATTTTATTTGCTATGCAATATGAGCAACTTATTTAGCAGTAGTATTAAAAGAAAACTGATTTTGAGGACCGTCAGGAATGTCACGAGTGAGACCATTAAGTGAAATCATGCCATTACACTTATGTAGTATTCATCAACTTTTATCGGGATTTCTGTTGATTTTCCCGAGCAAGCGTTTTTTTGAGATTTGTGCTCCATCAGCTCTAATTTTACCTGTATTAGCAATTGTTAATCCAGTTAATGCTTATTGAAGTTTAGATAATGTCTTTTATTATAATTATTTTATTTTACATACAATTATTATTTTTTCATATATTTATGTATACAAGTATAGTTTAGTTGGCCGCTCATATACAGGTTTATTATTAAAATGACAATTTTTATGATTATTTTTATTTTCAATTGTGGCAGTGATTTGAGACGGAATTTTTAGTGCTAATATGTTATATGTTGGTCCCAATGGGGGTAGTCCTTGAAATGTTGGGGGCTTTAATATTGGGAAATGAAACACAAACTATGCTGGGGTTAAATATGTCTGACCATTGGCTTGATTCTGGATGGTTATGTTAGGAATCTTATTAATTTTACCAGCCCATGTTTTAATTTTCTTTATTAAACAAAATGGGCAGTATGATAAAAAAACAAAGAAAATTGTTTATAATCCCAAATCACAACAAAACGATTTTTATGGCCAAATGGGTAAAGACTATATTTTCTTCACTTTTAAATCATTCTTTTGAAGTAAAACAAAATTAAGAGCAGAAATTATTAAAGCAAAATTAGCAAATTACTTTGATAATGATATTAAACAATTATTAAAACTAAAATAA
- a CDS encoding M42 family metallopeptidase, with protein MKLLDNSKKMYEEILQAFGPSGCEFQVTEIVKKYYQKYTTEIIQDNLGSCFAVIRNKKGLKNPKKVMLMAHGDEVGFMVRQINEQGLVSVNPLGGIWEQTLLAKRVKLLTDDGRFLTGTFSAISPHLLTATAREKATPISEMLVDFGFSSKTEALAGGIRPGNFLICEGPTVFLNEKRLLSKAIDNRMGVILGLEVLEQIKDLRLDYDLYVGFSVQEEVGTRGARTATSLINPDFAIVTDVSPGQDYSSTAAFGQLGAGVMLRGMDRGYITRYDLFQYQMALMAKEEIKSQFYISPGGTDAGEVHLHDYGVPTIQTCLIARNLHTISGIIDLEDFNETIKLVTAIVKDLDAVKIVDFNFVNRSMENE; from the coding sequence ATGAAACTTTTAGATAATAGCAAAAAAATGTATGAAGAAATTCTACAAGCCTTTGGACCATCAGGATGTGAGTTCCAAGTTACAGAAATAGTTAAAAAATACTACCAAAAATATACAACCGAAATTATTCAGGACAATTTAGGGAGTTGTTTTGCCGTTATTCGTAATAAAAAAGGGTTAAAAAACCCAAAAAAAGTTATGTTAATGGCCCATGGTGATGAAGTTGGATTTATGGTTCGTCAAATTAATGAACAAGGGTTAGTAAGTGTTAATCCATTAGGGGGGATTTGAGAGCAAACATTATTAGCTAAACGTGTTAAATTATTAACAGATGATGGGCGCTTTTTGACTGGAACTTTTTCGGCAATTTCTCCACATCTTTTAACTGCCACTGCACGGGAAAAAGCAACGCCAATTAGTGAAATGCTAGTAGATTTTGGCTTTAGTTCAAAAACTGAGGCCCTTGCTGGAGGGATTCGACCAGGAAACTTTTTAATTTGTGAGGGACCAACTGTTTTTTTAAATGAAAAACGTTTATTATCAAAGGCGATTGATAATCGAATGGGAGTTATTTTAGGGTTAGAAGTATTAGAACAAATTAAAGATCTTAGATTAGATTATGATTTATATGTTGGTTTTTCGGTCCAAGAAGAGGTGGGAACGCGAGGAGCACGCACAGCAACAAGTTTAATTAACCCTGATTTTGCAATTGTGACAGATGTTTCACCAGGGCAAGATTATAGTTCAACAGCTGCTTTTGGACAACTAGGGGCTGGGGTAATGTTACGAGGAATGGATCGCGGCTATATTACCCGTTATGATTTATTCCAATATCAAATGGCTTTAATGGCAAAAGAAGAAATTAAATCACAGTTTTATATTTCCCCTGGGGGAACAGATGCCGGGGAAGTCCATTTACATGATTATGGAGTTCCAACAATTCAAACATGTTTAATTGCGCGTAATTTACATACAATTAGTGGTATTATTGATTTAGAAGATTTTAATGAGACAATTAAATTGGTTACAGCGATTGTCAAAGATTTAGATGCGGTTAAAATTGTGGATTTTAATTTTGTTAATAGGAGTATGGAAAATGAATAA
- a CDS encoding acyl carrier protein, which yields MNILEEIKKVFQENGIKQTITMDTVFKDLGIDSLDLMDLVIIAEKKLNVRIPDDKLMDINKVSDLVAIIEELKK from the coding sequence ATGAATATTTTAGAAGAAATTAAAAAAGTTTTCCAAGAAAATGGCATTAAACAAACTATTACAATGGACACTGTTTTTAAAGATTTAGGAATTGACTCATTAGATTTGATGGATTTAGTAATTATTGCTGAAAAGAAGTTGAATGTTAGAATTCCTGATGATAAATTAATGGATATTAATAAAGTTTCCGATTTAGTTGCAATAATTGAAGAATTAAAAAAATAG
- a CDS encoding nicotinate phosphoribosyltransferase: MSKIKDGFYSAVYFQKTAKILKIERPNDIVTMQFFQRSDNVKLCGINECVDLIRQEAFNPETLEVWSLADGDLINANEPVLKIIGHYSNFGHLEGLIDGILARQTSIATNCYRVLQAAPSKGIIFMNDRNDYYYNQATDGYAAYIGGIRKFVTAAQVSLLPEKLTPMGTVPHALIQAFNGDLVSALEAYQKHFPTEELVALVDYNNDVINDSLLVAKTFPKLAAVRVDTSQALTDKYFLGKEEQYLTTPVNGVSKELIQTLRKVLDENGYNGVKIIVSSGFTAEKIAMFEAVQVPVDIYGVGQSLAKLSVGFTGDLVILNNVKQAKFGRNNIETKRLVKR; the protein is encoded by the coding sequence ATGAGCAAAATTAAGGATGGTTTTTATAGCGCAGTTTATTTTCAAAAGACAGCTAAAATTTTAAAGATAGAGCGCCCCAATGATATTGTTACAATGCAGTTTTTTCAACGTAGTGATAATGTTAAATTATGTGGAATTAATGAATGTGTTGATTTAATTCGCCAAGAAGCTTTTAATCCTGAAACATTAGAAGTATGGTCATTAGCAGATGGTGATTTGATTAATGCCAATGAACCTGTTTTAAAAATTATTGGTCACTATAGTAATTTTGGTCATTTAGAAGGCTTAATTGATGGAATTTTAGCACGACAAACAAGTATTGCAACTAATTGTTATCGCGTTTTACAAGCAGCCCCATCTAAAGGAATTATTTTTATGAATGATCGTAATGATTATTATTATAATCAAGCAACAGATGGGTATGCCGCATATATTGGGGGGATTCGTAAATTTGTTACAGCAGCGCAAGTATCATTATTACCAGAAAAACTAACACCAATGGGAACTGTTCCCCATGCCTTAATTCAGGCTTTTAATGGGGATTTAGTTAGTGCGTTAGAAGCTTATCAAAAACATTTTCCAACCGAAGAGTTAGTTGCTTTGGTTGATTATAATAATGATGTTATTAATGATTCCTTATTAGTTGCCAAAACATTTCCAAAATTGGCAGCAGTCCGTGTTGACACATCACAAGCGTTAACTGATAAATATTTTCTTGGTAAAGAGGAGCAATATTTAACAACACCAGTTAATGGAGTTAGTAAGGAATTGATTCAAACTTTACGTAAAGTTCTTGATGAAAATGGCTATAATGGGGTTAAAATAATTGTTTCATCTGGTTTTACTGCCGAAAAAATTGCAATGTTTGAAGCTGTTCAAGTTCCTGTTGATATTTATGGGGTTGGTCAATCATTGGCAAAATTATCAGTTGGATTTACCGGTGATTTAGTGATATTAAATAACGTTAAACAAGCAAAATTTGGCCGTAATAATATTGAAACAAAACGACTAGTTAAACGATAA
- the tyrS gene encoding tyrosine--tRNA ligase, with amino-acid sequence MNIIKELEWRGLLKQLTNPEKILKAQELKKGVYCGFDPTGDSLHVGHLIQILLLKRFEQFGFQPIAIIGGGTGMIGDPSGKKAERTLLDDKTVNQNVAEITAQMKGLIPDVKIVNNADWLEKLSLINFLRDVGKDFNISYLLNKENISSRLENGLSFTEFSYTLLQAYDFYQLYVNYDCVVQTGGSDQWGNITSGTDYIHKKVGENNLACGLTMNLLTKSDGTKFGKTESGAVWLNKTKTSPYEFYQFFFNQEDKETGKLLRYLTFLSEAEIKGIEERHAQDPASRFAQKQLAQAITLFVHQESGLEQALAVSEALFTGNVKMLSASAVESLKQSLEQYQTETFNLPILDLLVKANIVSSKREGREFLAQKAILLNGEIVQDENYQVSATDLLYNNYLIVRRGKKKYHLIYQK; translated from the coding sequence ATGAATATTATTAAGGAATTAGAATGGCGAGGATTATTAAAGCAGTTAACTAATCCGGAAAAAATTTTAAAGGCGCAAGAACTTAAAAAAGGGGTTTATTGTGGGTTTGATCCAACTGGTGATTCTTTGCATGTTGGACATTTAATTCAAATTTTATTATTAAAACGTTTTGAACAATTTGGTTTTCAACCAATTGCGATTATTGGTGGGGGAACAGGGATGATTGGTGATCCCAGTGGTAAAAAAGCGGAACGAACATTGTTAGATGATAAGACAGTTAATCAAAATGTTGCTGAAATTACTGCCCAAATGAAAGGATTAATTCCCGATGTTAAAATTGTTAATAATGCTGATTGACTAGAAAAACTTAGTTTGATTAATTTTTTACGTGATGTTGGAAAAGATTTTAATATTAGTTACTTATTGAATAAAGAAAATATTAGCTCACGCTTAGAAAATGGTTTATCATTTACTGAATTTTCATATACGTTATTACAAGCCTATGACTTTTATCAGTTATATGTAAATTATGATTGTGTTGTTCAAACTGGGGGCAGTGATCAGTGAGGAAATATTACTTCGGGAACAGATTATATTCACAAAAAAGTTGGGGAAAATAATTTAGCATGTGGATTAACAATGAATTTATTAACAAAAAGTGATGGAACTAAATTTGGGAAAACCGAATCAGGGGCCGTTTGATTAAATAAAACAAAAACATCTCCTTATGAGTTTTACCAATTCTTTTTTAATCAAGAAGATAAAGAAACAGGGAAATTATTACGTTATTTAACCTTTTTATCAGAAGCAGAAATTAAGGGGATTGAAGAACGACATGCTCAAGATCCTGCTAGTCGTTTTGCTCAAAAACAGTTAGCTCAAGCTATTACTTTATTTGTTCACCAGGAAAGTGGTCTTGAACAAGCATTAGCAGTTAGTGAGGCTTTATTTACTGGTAATGTCAAAATGTTATCAGCCTCAGCTGTTGAAAGTTTAAAACAAAGTTTAGAACAATATCAAACTGAAACATTTAATTTACCAATCCTTGATTTATTGGTTAAGGCAAATATTGTTAGTTCAAAACGAGAAGGACGAGAATTTTTAGCACAAAAAGCAATTTTATTAAATGGTGAAATTGTTCAAGATGAAAATTATCAAGTTAGTGCGACAGATTTATTATATAATAATTATTTAATTGTTCGTCGCGGGAAAAAGAAATATCATTTAATATATCAAAAATAA
- the ytpR gene encoding YtpR family tRNA-binding protein, with the protein MNKKTIGLFYNLGFDTLFGYVKGFDHKNFTQDGDLIIFYDEENEFVGFNLLNASKKITSFLYNGINSDNVPLIAELGSVLKLKSGLWEQYNQEPQFLVGEINSCVHHPNSDKLSICQVNTGEKIEQIVCGAPNCDQDQKVVVATIAAIMPNLMKIVPSELRGEQSNGMLCSERELGIASDNLVKGLLILDQQQYHTGNSFWKEYYNEQN; encoded by the coding sequence ATGAATAAAAAAACTATTGGACTTTTTTATAATTTAGGATTTGATACATTATTTGGTTATGTTAAAGGTTTTGACCACAAAAATTTTACCCAAGATGGGGATTTAATTATTTTTTATGATGAAGAAAATGAATTTGTTGGTTTTAATTTACTTAATGCCAGCAAAAAAATAACTAGTTTTTTATATAATGGCATTAATAGTGATAATGTACCCTTAATTGCTGAATTAGGTTCAGTATTAAAATTAAAATCTGGTCTCTGAGAACAATATAATCAAGAACCACAATTTTTAGTTGGGGAAATTAATAGTTGTGTTCACCATCCTAATTCGGATAAATTAAGTATTTGCCAAGTAAACACGGGGGAAAAAATTGAACAAATTGTTTGTGGAGCCCCTAATTGTGATCAAGACCAAAAAGTTGTTGTTGCCACAATTGCGGCAATTATGCCAAATTTAATGAAAATTGTTCCTTCAGAATTGCGTGGTGAACAATCAAATGGAATGTTATGTTCTGAGCGTGAATTAGGGATTGCAAGTGATAATCTCGTTAAGGGTCTATTAATTTTAGATCAACAACAATATCATACTGGTAACAGTTTTTGAAAGGAATATTATAATGAGCAAAATTAA
- a CDS encoding DegV family protein has product MSKKIAILTDSSAGFTDKEAKKYGIFVLPLHIILDNEIDIYDTDENREKFNFIETVRSGITKTSQASNGELMQKYDEILKDYDEIIHYPIAEKLSSQYATAYTISQEEDYKGKVHVVRNHTAAFALKQLVIYAQSLVAENKTVEEIISKTNEFEKESYMAMIPGSVDRLAKGGRVGKILISLISLLKIKVLIQWGETPKKIGTSRTINSLIETLVESFKNFASKVKETYQIFVLKTAECSPKIWDLTVQKLSELNVSYKIEDIAPIFLAHAGLDTIAVIALPQKYLK; this is encoded by the coding sequence ATGAGCAAAAAAATAGCCATCTTGACTGACTCATCAGCAGGATTTACAGATAAAGAAGCTAAAAAATATGGGATCTTTGTGCTTCCCTTACATATTATTTTAGATAATGAAATTGATATTTATGATACTGACGAAAATCGAGAAAAATTTAATTTTATTGAAACTGTTCGATCTGGAATTACAAAAACTAGCCAGGCCTCAAATGGAGAATTAATGCAAAAATATGATGAAATTTTAAAAGATTATGATGAAATTATTCATTATCCAATTGCTGAAAAACTTTCAAGTCAGTATGCAACAGCATATACAATCAGTCAGGAAGAGGACTACAAAGGAAAAGTACATGTTGTTCGTAATCATACTGCTGCTTTTGCTTTAAAACAATTAGTTATTTATGCTCAATCATTAGTGGCAGAAAATAAAACTGTTGAGGAAATTATTTCTAAAACAAATGAATTTGAAAAAGAAAGTTATATGGCAATGATTCCTGGTAGTGTTGATCGATTAGCAAAAGGTGGTCGCGTTGGAAAAATATTAATTTCATTAATTAGTTTACTAAAAATTAAAGTGTTAATTCAATGAGGAGAAACACCAAAAAAAATTGGGACATCACGAACAATTAATTCATTAATTGAAACTTTAGTGGAAAGTTTTAAAAACTTTGCTAGCAAAGTTAAAGAAACATACCAAATTTTTGTTTTAAAAACAGCTGAATGCAGCCCGAAAATATGAGATTTAACAGTTCAAAAACTATCTGAATTAAATGTATCCTATAAAATTGAAGATATTGCGCCAATTTTTCTTGCCCATGCTGGTCTCGATACTATTGCTGTAATTGCTCTCCCACAAAAATATTTGAAATAA
- the proS gene encoding proline--tRNA ligase — MSKKLDKITPRSVDFPQWYTDIVLNADLISYGPVKGTIIFKPYGYAIWENIQQILDAEFKKLKVKNVYFPLLIPKSLFNKEKDHIEGFAPEVATVTKVGDKVLDEELYIRPTSEVLFGTFFSKEIQGYRDLPLLYNQWVNVLRWEKTTRPFLRTSEFLWQEGHTVHSSAQEAEDFTLKILNLYAKFAEETLLLPVIKGQKTEFEKFAGADKTYTIEALMYDGQALQCGTSHYFGQNFTKPFEIKFSNKENQLEYAYSTSWGVSTRLIGGIIMSHSDDSGLVLPPAIAPIQVMIVPIKNDEQLCKVSNEVMTTLSDYRCEIDFSDKSYGFKAANTEIKGIPLRIEIGPRDLAENKVTIVRRDNFEKIPVLLSDISTIVDKLLKEISANLYERALNNRDKNTKRLNTFAEYKAALNTGNGLYLAPFCGRISCEEKIKAETQTTTRCIPFGIEKEKGKCFYCQNDSELIVYFARSY; from the coding sequence ATGAGTAAGAAATTAGATAAGATAACACCTCGTAGTGTTGATTTTCCCCAATGATACACCGATATTGTTTTAAACGCCGATTTGATTAGTTATGGACCAGTTAAGGGCACAATTATTTTTAAACCTTATGGTTATGCGATTTGAGAAAATATCCAACAAATTCTAGATGCTGAGTTTAAAAAGTTGAAAGTTAAAAATGTTTATTTTCCACTATTAATCCCAAAATCATTATTTAATAAAGAAAAAGACCATATTGAAGGTTTTGCTCCCGAAGTTGCGACAGTCACAAAAGTTGGTGATAAAGTTTTGGATGAAGAATTATATATTCGCCCGACTTCAGAAGTTTTATTTGGGACTTTCTTTAGCAAAGAAATTCAAGGTTATCGTGATTTACCATTATTATATAATCAATGAGTGAATGTTCTGCGATGAGAAAAAACAACTCGCCCATTTTTACGAACAAGTGAATTTTTATGACAAGAAGGGCATACTGTCCATAGTAGTGCACAAGAAGCCGAAGATTTTACTTTAAAAATTTTAAATTTATATGCCAAATTTGCCGAAGAAACATTATTATTACCAGTTATTAAGGGCCAAAAAACTGAATTTGAAAAATTTGCTGGAGCAGATAAAACATATACAATTGAGGCATTAATGTATGATGGTCAAGCTTTACAATGCGGAACAAGCCACTATTTTGGTCAAAATTTTACTAAACCATTTGAGATTAAATTTTCAAATAAAGAAAACCAATTAGAATATGCTTACTCAACATCATGGGGAGTATCAACGCGTTTAATTGGGGGAATTATTATGAGCCACAGTGATGATAGTGGGCTAGTGTTACCTCCAGCAATTGCTCCAATTCAAGTGATGATTGTTCCAATTAAAAATGATGAACAATTATGCAAAGTAAGTAATGAAGTAATGACAACTTTATCAGATTATCGTTGTGAAATTGACTTTTCTGATAAAAGCTATGGTTTTAAAGCTGCAAATACTGAAATTAAAGGGATTCCGTTACGAATTGAAATCGGACCACGTGATTTAGCTGAAAATAAGGTAACAATTGTTCGCCGCGATAATTTTGAAAAAATTCCAGTTTTATTGTCTGATATTTCAACTATTGTTGATAAACTTTTAAAAGAAATTAGCGCTAATTTATATGAGCGAGCATTAAATAATCGTGATAAAAACACAAAAAGATTAAATACTTTTGCAGAATATAAAGCTGCTCTTAACACTGGAAATGGTTTATATTTAGCCCCGTTTTGTGGCAGAATTAGTTGTGAGGAAAAAATTAAAGCCGAGACGCAAACGACAACTCGTTGTATCCCCTTTGGCATTGAGAAAGAAAAAGGGAAATGTTTTTACTGTCAAAATGATTCAGAATTAATTGTATATTTTGCTAGATCATATTAA